The following are encoded in a window of Telmatobacter sp. DSM 110680 genomic DNA:
- a CDS encoding alpha-galactosidase yields MHVVEDEKEFVRLPSVAGRVLLCVVAVSGSCLSCNAYAQSPDPVATLRTSDAQIEVSATRSAPILTSLKRTGRPALRNEQKETLPANVFINGAPVPVRWQLKPKLGIVSARHLEFVYECAEVGLRLRWQWDARAGFGPFEHRIIVENRGTKEIWLPLIDSLDVSWQYSPDANLWNFYVEKGADTPSNQGTHEESVEDGYRWIGRSSTYAHPVSGEGREIIPAFFIYSRNEARAGWYAGIEFSGRTRITLNRVGNKIESRLGLNDELGPFQTRVQPGESFETPTVFLGAFIGGPDDAGNQLRPWVRTVLGNPLTWKDPQYPLMVNNSWGSGMQVDEPLALRMIADSRELGLEMFHLDAGWFRGVGDWYPDPKKFPHGLAAIADEAHRQGLRFGIWVDWSQAGVDNTPGALNVRDTKVRDWLIDDVSADWKPEEFKGQTIDLGVPAAHSYAAAEVKRIVESYHLDMLEHDGYLVAEGCTRKDHPHTPPNMSTLKIDHDSGFEFALGSNSTDVSYHSVRAYYDIYERLRREHPGLLFEICNDGGRMVDFGSAAHGDYFSITDTYDPLSNRRAFYDTSHVLPPAMLESYVEKWTTPRLENFLYMLRSGMMGWMSIMLDTTAWSPQQHAAARHAFMIYKEKLRPLIRDARLYHISERPDGVHWDGMEYWDPARRRGVAFVFRGSIPNETEHRFVLAGLEPGKRYRVHFEDGTMPDRDVTGQELMSVGILVSLPQPLSSELAFLEETHSQQIQK; encoded by the coding sequence ATGCACGTCGTTGAGGATGAGAAAGAATTTGTGCGGCTTCCCAGTGTTGCCGGGCGAGTCCTCTTATGTGTGGTTGCGGTGAGCGGTTCGTGTCTTTCGTGCAACGCATACGCACAGTCACCAGATCCTGTCGCCACGTTGAGGACTTCAGACGCGCAAATTGAAGTGAGCGCAACCCGCAGCGCTCCAATTCTGACGAGTCTTAAGCGAACCGGTAGACCCGCTTTGCGCAATGAGCAGAAAGAGACGCTCCCTGCGAACGTATTTATCAATGGCGCTCCAGTTCCTGTAAGGTGGCAGCTAAAACCCAAACTTGGGATCGTCAGCGCGCGGCATCTGGAATTTGTTTACGAATGTGCAGAGGTGGGGCTGCGTCTGCGTTGGCAGTGGGATGCTCGCGCTGGGTTTGGCCCCTTTGAACATCGCATCATCGTTGAGAATCGTGGCACAAAGGAGATCTGGCTGCCCTTGATCGACAGCCTCGACGTCAGTTGGCAATACTCGCCGGACGCCAATTTGTGGAATTTCTATGTAGAGAAGGGCGCAGACACCCCATCGAATCAGGGCACCCATGAAGAATCAGTCGAAGACGGCTATCGTTGGATCGGCCGATCGTCGACCTATGCGCATCCGGTCTCCGGAGAAGGGCGCGAGATCATTCCCGCGTTCTTTATATATTCCCGCAACGAAGCTCGAGCAGGATGGTATGCCGGCATCGAATTCAGTGGACGCACCCGAATTACTCTGAACCGAGTCGGAAACAAGATTGAGAGTCGCCTGGGATTAAATGATGAGTTAGGACCGTTTCAGACGAGAGTTCAACCCGGCGAAAGTTTTGAGACACCGACAGTCTTTCTCGGCGCGTTCATAGGTGGTCCGGATGACGCCGGGAATCAACTGCGTCCCTGGGTGCGAACTGTTCTTGGAAATCCGCTTACATGGAAAGACCCGCAGTATCCACTGATGGTAAATAACAGTTGGGGAAGCGGAATGCAGGTCGACGAGCCTCTCGCGCTACGCATGATTGCGGACTCGCGTGAACTGGGCCTGGAGATGTTTCATCTTGATGCCGGATGGTTTCGCGGAGTGGGTGATTGGTATCCTGACCCGAAAAAATTTCCCCACGGACTAGCCGCCATCGCGGATGAAGCCCACCGGCAGGGCTTGCGGTTTGGAATCTGGGTTGATTGGAGCCAGGCTGGTGTGGATAACACGCCGGGCGCCTTGAACGTTCGCGACACCAAGGTGCGTGACTGGCTGATCGATGATGTGAGCGCAGACTGGAAGCCAGAGGAATTCAAGGGACAGACCATTGACCTGGGCGTTCCCGCAGCGCATAGCTATGCGGCTGCGGAAGTAAAGCGAATTGTGGAGAGCTATCACCTCGACATGTTGGAGCACGATGGCTACCTGGTCGCAGAAGGCTGCACCAGAAAAGATCATCCGCACACTCCACCCAATATGAGCACCCTCAAGATCGATCACGATTCGGGCTTCGAATTCGCATTGGGCTCAAATTCCACCGACGTGAGCTATCACTCGGTTCGAGCGTATTACGACATCTACGAACGCTTGCGCCGCGAGCATCCGGGACTTTTGTTCGAGATTTGCAATGACGGCGGTCGCATGGTGGACTTTGGATCGGCGGCACATGGGGACTACTTCTCCATCACTGACACCTATGATCCCCTTTCCAATCGACGCGCTTTCTACGACACGAGCCACGTCCTGCCACCGGCCATGCTGGAAAGTTACGTAGAAAAATGGACCACGCCCCGCCTGGAGAATTTTCTCTACATGCTGCGCAGCGGAATGATGGGTTGGATGAGCATCATGCTCGATACGACTGCCTGGTCGCCCCAGCAGCACGCAGCAGCCCGGCACGCCTTCATGATTTACAAAGAGAAGTTGCGGCCGCTGATACGCGATGCTCGTCTCTACCATATTTCGGAAAGACCCGATGGAGTGCACTGGGATGGAATGGAGTATTGGGACCCGGCCCGTCGCAGAGGTGTGGCGTTTGTCTTTCGAGGATCGATTCCAAACGAAACGGAGCATCGGTTTGTGCTGGCCGGTCTGGAACCGGGCAAGCGTTACCGAGTTCATTTTGAGGATGGAACCATGCCGGATCGTGACGTTACGGGTCAGGAATTGATGAGCGTCGGAATATTGGTTAGTCTGCCGCAACCCTTGAGTTCAGAGTTGGCATTTTTGGAAGAAACGCACTCTCAGCAAATTCAGAAGTGA